In Trichocoleus desertorum NBK24, the following are encoded in one genomic region:
- a CDS encoding MOSC domain-containing protein yields the protein MSTIEITQLFTYFIKGLTPHVCDRVSLQANHGIPGDRGFALMYTDAASVESEDQVPWMRKNNFAMQNDWPGLASLTCDYDPATSQLTVRQQGVELLAEATNTPIGRDRISAFFTGYLAALQPTATARHPEKSPLRLVGDGNSTRYPDRDPVHISLINQASLEDLGQRLGHEVDPRRFRPNILLTGIPAWEELSWVGKTFQLGTAQVAIAAPINRCANIDVNPDTGIQDCSIFAALQPTLGHRQTGVLATVIQGGTVAIGDRLIEVPSP from the coding sequence ATGAGCACCATAGAAATCACCCAACTGTTTACCTATTTCATTAAAGGGCTAACTCCCCACGTTTGCGATCGCGTCTCTCTCCAAGCAAACCACGGGATTCCAGGCGATCGCGGCTTTGCTCTGATGTATACTGATGCCGCCTCGGTGGAGTCAGAAGATCAAGTGCCGTGGATGAGGAAAAACAATTTTGCCATGCAGAACGACTGGCCGGGTTTAGCCAGCTTAACTTGTGACTATGACCCAGCCACCAGCCAGCTCACAGTGAGGCAGCAAGGAGTAGAACTGCTAGCCGAAGCGACTAACACACCAATCGGGCGCGATCGCATTAGTGCTTTCTTTACCGGATACTTAGCTGCGCTCCAACCGACTGCCACCGCTCGTCATCCAGAGAAATCACCTTTACGCTTAGTCGGCGATGGCAACAGCACCCGCTACCCCGATCGCGACCCAGTGCATATCTCGCTGATCAACCAAGCCAGCCTAGAAGATTTGGGTCAGAGGCTAGGTCATGAAGTTGATCCGCGCCGTTTTCGCCCTAATATTTTGCTCACAGGCATTCCTGCTTGGGAAGAGTTGAGTTGGGTCGGCAAAACTTTTCAACTGGGTACTGCTCAAGTGGCGATCGCAGCCCCGATTAACCGTTGTGCCAATATTGATGTCAACCCGGACACAGGCATCCAAGACTGCTCAATTTTTGCGGCATTGCAACCCACTCTGGGTCATCGCCAAACTGGAGTTCTAGCCACGGTAATCCAAGGCGGTACAGTTGCGATCGGCGATCGCTTAATTGAGGTGCCATCCCCTTAA
- a CDS encoding metallophosphoesterase, translated as MHRLLTGPLSVDSLTIAIAGLPPALHNTKLVQFSDFHYDGLRLSDKLLTQAIAASNDLEPDLILLTGDYVTDEPEPIHDLVRHLKHLRSRSGILAVLGNHDLQEDHSQAEVTAALTSIGVEVLWNQVAYPLGKDLAFVGLADFWSGKFAPTPALSDLDPHLPRIVLSHNPDTAQILRKWRVDLQLSGHTHGGQVVIPGIGTISKLYEDISYSIPKTIRRSIPFMKEHCQRVVQHWEWASGLHQVGDNLLYVNRGLGTYLPGRLFCPPEVTAITLVCQD; from the coding sequence ATGCATAGACTCCTGACTGGGCCGCTAAGCGTTGATTCTCTAACGATTGCGATCGCTGGACTTCCCCCAGCTTTGCACAATACGAAGCTCGTGCAGTTTTCTGATTTTCACTACGATGGTCTGCGGCTCTCCGACAAATTGCTCACCCAAGCGATCGCCGCTAGTAACGACCTAGAACCAGATTTGATCTTGCTGACCGGAGACTATGTGACGGATGAGCCAGAGCCGATTCATGATCTGGTGCGACATCTAAAGCATTTACGCAGCCGCTCAGGAATTCTGGCGGTCTTAGGCAACCACGACCTTCAAGAGGATCACTCTCAAGCGGAAGTAACGGCAGCTCTAACCAGTATTGGTGTTGAGGTTTTGTGGAACCAAGTAGCTTATCCGTTGGGAAAAGATTTAGCATTTGTCGGCTTAGCAGATTTCTGGTCAGGAAAGTTTGCCCCGACTCCAGCGCTCAGCGACCTAGACCCTCATCTGCCCCGCATTGTGCTCTCTCACAACCCTGACACAGCCCAAATCTTACGAAAGTGGCGGGTAGATTTGCAGCTTTCAGGTCATACTCACGGCGGGCAAGTCGTCATTCCTGGTATAGGCACGATCTCTAAGTTATACGAAGATATTTCCTACAGCATTCCTAAAACCATCCGCCGTTCCATCCCATTTATGAAGGAACATTGCCAGCGGGTGGTGCAACACTGGGAATGGGCCAGTGGCTTACATCAAGTCGGCGATAACCTGCTCTACGTCAACCGGGGGCTAGGCACCTATCTCCCTGGAAGGCTTTTCTGTCCCCCGGAAGTCACCGCAATTACCCTCGTTTGCCAGGACTAA
- a CDS encoding phosphate-starvation-inducible PsiE family protein has protein sequence MRSLKKVTRQCAEAGSNENFLKFLANVEALAARALSIAMVLVLAIAVFDLCKFLIVEIFSVPFGSFSVTLIEIFGLFLNILIALEILENISAYLRRHVVQVELVVVTSLIAVARKIIILDFDKTSGVELIGLAIAIFSLSISYWVIRHVNAKRH, from the coding sequence ATGCGATCGCTAAAAAAAGTTACCCGACAGTGTGCTGAAGCAGGCAGTAATGAAAACTTTCTCAAGTTTCTTGCCAATGTAGAGGCTTTAGCAGCCAGAGCTTTGTCAATTGCCATGGTTTTGGTATTGGCTATAGCTGTATTTGACTTATGCAAGTTTCTAATTGTTGAAATTTTCTCTGTTCCATTTGGCAGCTTCAGCGTTACTCTGATCGAGATTTTTGGCTTGTTTCTCAATATCTTGATTGCGCTGGAGATTTTAGAAAATATTTCTGCTTATCTCCGCAGGCATGTGGTGCAGGTGGAGTTGGTGGTGGTGACTTCGCTGATTGCGGTAGCGCGGAAGATTATTATTCTCGATTTTGATAAAACGTCTGGGGTGGAGTTGATTGGTCTGGCGATCGCGATTTTTTCGCTTTCGATCAGTTATTGGGTGATTCGTCATGTGAATGCTAAGCGTCACTAA
- a CDS encoding cell wall metabolism sensor histidine kinase WalK produces the protein MNFISDLLTKITKTKERIDPFSLQFRLTVGIIGASVLGFGGVAIWTTWTTYQILIDSHKQNIVYLTDRLPRDVELYSEMIPVEIGLRRAINNVTNPNLLIWARAPNGSVLAQAETLKTERASQIVAAVDDLPWLPTKPQSSWINGSYLLISSEPLAIKGTRIGKLYIAQDITRDHSRFLGLIRSLSLVNLLAILALAVAIASYIRRSLQPLRELSQMTQVISVDDLGQAQLQLDSAPSEVTDLAQTFNMMLSRLSDSWTQQREFVSNVSHELRTPLTIVHGYLQSMQRRSQNLTEAQQEALDIAAVETDRIIRLLQDLLDLARADSGYLHLSWEPIDLAGLLREMASMAEQFGNHAIQVEIESFERNGAGIEPIYVKADRSRLRQVLINLIDNAVKYSEPIAPITLRLHQFDEWVALQVSDRGCGIDLAHQTRIFERFYRVDEARSRSTGGSGLGLSIVKTLVEGMGGSITVRSKLGEGSVFTVTLPTPSVKL, from the coding sequence ATGAATTTCATTAGTGATTTGCTCACAAAAATTACTAAAACTAAAGAGCGGATCGATCCATTTTCGCTACAGTTTCGTTTGACCGTTGGGATTATTGGGGCGTCAGTTTTAGGCTTTGGTGGGGTGGCGATTTGGACGACTTGGACGACCTACCAAATCTTGATTGATTCTCACAAGCAAAATATTGTCTACCTCACCGATCGCTTGCCGCGTGATGTGGAGCTGTATAGCGAAATGATTCCGGTAGAGATTGGGTTGCGGAGGGCGATCAACAATGTCACTAATCCGAATCTCTTGATTTGGGCCAGAGCACCGAATGGGAGTGTTTTAGCTCAAGCGGAAACGTTGAAGACGGAACGGGCGAGCCAAATTGTGGCGGCGGTTGATGATCTGCCCTGGTTGCCTACCAAGCCTCAGAGTTCTTGGATTAATGGTTCGTATTTGTTGATTAGTAGTGAGCCGCTAGCCATTAAAGGCACTCGGATTGGCAAGCTCTATATTGCTCAAGATATTACTCGTGACCACAGTCGGTTTTTGGGTTTAATTCGCAGCTTGAGTTTAGTCAATTTGTTGGCAATTCTAGCGCTGGCTGTGGCGATCGCTTCCTATATCCGGCGATCGCTCCAACCCTTGCGGGAGCTGAGCCAAATGACTCAAGTGATTTCTGTCGATGATTTGGGGCAAGCCCAATTGCAACTAGACAGTGCCCCCAGCGAAGTTACGGATTTGGCGCAAACTTTCAATATGATGTTGTCTCGTCTGTCTGACTCTTGGACGCAACAGCGAGAGTTTGTCAGCAATGTTTCTCACGAATTACGGACGCCGCTGACGATTGTGCATGGTTATCTCCAAAGCATGCAGCGCCGCAGCCAAAACTTAACGGAAGCCCAACAGGAAGCCCTTGATATTGCTGCCGTTGAAACCGATCGCATTATTCGGTTGCTGCAAGATCTTCTGGATTTAGCCAGGGCTGACAGCGGTTATTTGCATCTTTCCTGGGAGCCGATTGACTTAGCTGGGCTGTTGCGTGAGATGGCTAGCATGGCAGAGCAATTTGGTAATCATGCAATTCAAGTTGAAATTGAGAGTTTTGAGAGAAACGGTGCTGGAATCGAGCCGATTTACGTCAAAGCCGATCGCAGCCGCTTGAGGCAGGTGCTGATCAATCTGATTGATAATGCGGTTAAATATTCTGAACCGATTGCACCCATTACTTTACGCCTGCATCAGTTTGATGAATGGGTGGCGCTACAGGTCAGCGATCGCGGTTGTGGTATTGATCTCGCCCACCAAACCCGCATCTTTGAGCGCTTCTATCGGGTTGATGAAGCTCGTTCTCGTTCTACGGGAGGCAGTGGTTTGGGTCTGTCAATTGTGAAAACTTTAGTTGAAGGCATGGGAGGCAGCATTACGGTCCGCTCCAAACTAGGGGAAGGCAGCGTCTTCACGGTCACCTTACCCACCCCATCTGTAAAACTATGA
- a CDS encoding molybdopterin oxidoreductase family protein, with amino-acid sequence MTDPTKTLCPYCGVGCGLEVLPPAQAGKPTHRDSEGKPSWQVRGDRAHPSSQGMVCVKGATIAESLNKDRLLHPMIRDNLNQPFRRITWEEAYDAIVNRIQSVRFTQGPEAICMYGSGQFQTEDYYTAQKLLKGCLGTNNFDANSRLCMSSAVSGYIQSFGADGPPCCYDDLELTDCAFLIGTNTAECHPIIFNRLRKYHKQNRHVKMIVVDPRETATAQAADLHLAIRPGTDIDLLNGMAHLLMRWGYFDVSFIDECTVNFPAFAQVMQDYTPEVTAQRCGIAVEDLETAARYWGESQRVLSLWSMGVNQSSEGTAKVRTLINLHLMTGQIGKPGAGPFSLTGQPNAMGGREAGGLSHLLPGYRVVQNPQHRTELEQFWGLKPGQISAHPGRTAWEMITGLEQGDVGVLWIAATNPAVSMPDLERTKAALKRSPFTIYQDAYYPTETAEYAHLLLPAAQWGEKTGVMTNSERRVTLCQAFRDRPGETKADWEIFAEVGRRLGFAQYFSFTTAAEVYAEFAQITRDRPCDMTGLSHERLRAQGPTHWPCRASGEVKPGEPARLYQDLRFHTPDGRARFGAYHSRGLAERPDPEYPLVLTTGRLYGHWHTQTRTGRIEKTRQMHPNPFLEIHPRDAAELGLQDKDWVEVRSRRGLARFPVTVTKAIAPGTVFVPMHWGFLWADQAEANALTHPECCPDSKQPELKACAVQLIPMRAAASNLDGLHSSARSSILAPSS; translated from the coding sequence ATGACTGATCCCACTAAAACTCTCTGTCCTTACTGCGGTGTCGGGTGTGGTTTAGAAGTATTGCCACCCGCACAGGCTGGTAAGCCCACTCACAGAGATAGTGAAGGTAAACCTTCTTGGCAGGTAAGGGGCGATCGCGCTCATCCTTCGAGCCAAGGGATGGTTTGCGTCAAGGGAGCCACGATCGCGGAATCGTTGAATAAAGACCGCTTGCTTCACCCGATGATCCGCGACAACCTGAATCAGCCTTTTCGTCGCATCACCTGGGAAGAAGCCTATGACGCGATCGTGAACCGAATTCAGTCTGTTCGCTTTACTCAAGGCCCAGAAGCCATCTGTATGTATGGTTCTGGTCAGTTTCAAACTGAGGACTACTACACAGCCCAAAAGCTGCTTAAGGGTTGTCTGGGTACCAACAATTTTGACGCCAACTCGCGGCTGTGCATGTCTTCAGCCGTCTCTGGTTACATCCAAAGCTTTGGAGCTGACGGCCCTCCTTGTTGCTACGACGATCTAGAGCTGACTGATTGTGCGTTTCTCATTGGCACCAACACGGCTGAATGTCATCCCATCATCTTCAATCGCCTGCGGAAATACCATAAGCAAAATCGCCACGTCAAAATGATTGTGGTCGATCCGCGTGAAACAGCGACGGCTCAAGCGGCTGATCTGCATTTAGCTATTCGCCCTGGCACGGATATTGATTTGCTCAATGGCATGGCTCATCTGCTGATGCGGTGGGGCTACTTTGATGTCAGCTTTATCGATGAATGCACCGTTAACTTCCCGGCTTTTGCTCAAGTCATGCAAGACTATACGCCTGAAGTAACGGCGCAACGCTGTGGCATTGCAGTGGAAGATTTAGAGACCGCAGCTCGCTATTGGGGGGAATCTCAGCGAGTGCTCTCGCTTTGGTCGATGGGAGTTAACCAATCTAGCGAAGGCACTGCCAAAGTTCGGACGCTGATCAACTTGCACTTGATGACTGGGCAAATTGGTAAGCCCGGAGCAGGACCATTTTCTCTGACTGGACAGCCGAATGCAATGGGAGGTCGAGAAGCAGGTGGGTTATCTCACTTGTTACCTGGCTACCGCGTGGTGCAAAATCCCCAGCATCGAACCGAACTGGAACAGTTTTGGGGTCTGAAGCCTGGACAGATTTCTGCTCACCCAGGTCGGACGGCTTGGGAAATGATCACTGGGTTGGAGCAGGGAGATGTCGGGGTGCTGTGGATTGCTGCTACCAATCCTGCGGTCAGTATGCCTGATCTGGAGCGCACTAAGGCTGCCCTAAAGCGATCGCCCTTCACGATTTACCAAGACGCCTATTACCCCACGGAAACTGCCGAGTATGCCCACCTGCTGTTGCCCGCAGCGCAGTGGGGCGAAAAAACCGGGGTGATGACTAACTCAGAGCGGCGGGTGACGCTTTGTCAGGCGTTTCGCGATCGCCCTGGTGAAACTAAAGCGGATTGGGAGATCTTTGCGGAAGTGGGGCGGCGTTTAGGGTTTGCTCAGTATTTTAGCTTTACGACGGCGGCTGAAGTTTACGCTGAATTTGCTCAAATCACCCGCGATCGCCCCTGTGACATGACGGGATTGAGTCATGAGCGATTGCGGGCTCAAGGCCCAACCCATTGGCCTTGTCGAGCTTCGGGTGAGGTTAAGCCTGGGGAACCTGCGAGGCTCTATCAAGATCTGCGCTTTCATACTCCTGATGGTCGGGCGCGTTTTGGCGCTTACCATTCCCGTGGTTTAGCAGAACGTCCTGATCCGGAATATCCTTTGGTGCTGACGACGGGTCGGCTTTACGGTCACTGGCACACCCAGACGCGAACTGGACGAATTGAGAAGACGCGGCAAATGCACCCAAATCCCTTTTTAGAAATTCATCCTCGTGATGCGGCTGAACTGGGATTGCAAGACAAGGATTGGGTGGAAGTGCGATCGCGACGGGGGTTGGCGCGCTTTCCAGTGACGGTGACGAAGGCGATCGCTCCTGGTACTGTGTTTGTGCCGATGCACTGGGGTTTTTTGTGGGCAGACCAAGCGGAAGCGAATGCCTTGACGCATCCAGAATGTTGTCCCGATTCTAAGCAGCCGGAGTTGAAAGCCTGTGCGGTGCAACTCATCCCTATGAGGGCGGCAGCTAGTAATCTAGATGGTTTGCATTCGTCAGCGCGATCGAGTATCCTCGCACCATCTTCTTAG
- a CDS encoding response regulator transcription factor has translation MTAPSAHILVIEDEVKLARFIELELSYEGYQVTLAHDGFTGLTTARDARPDLIILDWMLPGLSGLEVCRRLRTTGDKVPVVLLTAKDEVSDRVAGLDAGADDYVVKPFSIEELLARVRAHLRRVQEADPDVLQFEDLILNRQTREVFRGDRAIELTAKEFDLLDFLMAHPRQVISRDRILEQVWGYDFMGDSNIIEVYIRYLRLKLEANQEKRLIQTVRGVGYVLRD, from the coding sequence ATGACCGCCCCTTCTGCCCACATCTTAGTCATTGAGGATGAAGTGAAGCTAGCCCGCTTTATTGAGCTAGAGCTGAGCTATGAAGGCTATCAGGTCACTTTGGCCCACGATGGTTTCACGGGGTTGACCACTGCTCGCGATGCTAGACCAGATTTAATTATTCTCGATTGGATGTTGCCCGGTTTGTCTGGCTTAGAAGTGTGCCGTCGCCTCCGTACCACAGGCGATAAAGTTCCGGTTGTGTTACTCACCGCTAAAGATGAAGTCAGCGATCGCGTCGCAGGATTGGATGCGGGAGCAGATGACTATGTGGTCAAGCCGTTCAGTATTGAAGAGTTACTGGCGCGAGTTCGGGCACATCTCCGGCGAGTGCAGGAAGCTGATCCAGATGTTTTACAGTTTGAGGATCTGATTCTAAATCGCCAAACTCGTGAAGTCTTCCGAGGCGATCGCGCCATTGAACTCACTGCCAAAGAGTTTGATCTGTTAGATTTCCTCATGGCTCACCCACGTCAAGTGATTAGCCGCGATCGCATTTTGGAGCAGGTCTGGGGCTATGACTTTATGGGCGACTCCAACATCATTGAAGTTTATATTCGCTATCTCCGTCTTAAACTCGAAGCCAACCAAGAAAAACGCCTGATTCAAACCGTACGTGGGGTGGGCTATGTGTTAAGGGACTAA
- a CDS encoding FTR1 family protein — MGLALSVILLLTAPARAAASPQQDLQQLDTYIEQAIAKLEAQDLSGAATTYNQFRESWFEVEDGVKESSRQAYREIEDAMGNVKFAFSVEPRNPDQLEAALKELQATNQKFIAGQFSPTTASTPTRSNSVTIASLAQRLDRAEAELQKQDLATAISEIKSFQTDWVEVEGFVAGKSRQAYVAIENNMAKAYAALRSTPPNLKEAKTAIATLKTDLQPFAEQTLRYSLFDSAVILLREGMEALLVLVALCAFLVKSDNGDKSRWIWIGAGAGVLASIVTALVIHLVFANIAVGSNRELLEGLTGLVAATMLFYVSYWLHSKSSLGAWQGYIQEKTTAALAQNSVFSLAFLAFLAVFREGAETVLFYIGIAPSISTFDLLGGLGVGSLILVVVAVLMLGLGLRIPLKPFFLFTSLLIYYLGFKFVGSGIHALQVAGLLPADTASFLPSVAALGLYPTWETTLVQLAIFVAAIGVVLYNRSHVPRTDA; from the coding sequence TTGGGTTTGGCTCTCAGCGTCATTCTGTTGCTTACTGCACCTGCTAGAGCAGCGGCTAGCCCTCAACAAGACCTCCAGCAGCTAGATACTTATATTGAACAAGCGATCGCCAAACTAGAAGCCCAAGATTTATCGGGAGCAGCCACCACTTACAACCAGTTCCGCGAAAGCTGGTTCGAGGTTGAGGATGGTGTTAAGGAAAGCTCTCGTCAGGCTTATCGCGAGATTGAAGACGCAATGGGCAATGTCAAATTTGCCTTTTCGGTTGAACCCCGGAACCCGGATCAATTGGAAGCCGCCCTCAAGGAGTTACAAGCCACCAACCAAAAATTTATTGCAGGCCAGTTTAGTCCAACAACTGCTTCTACTCCCACCCGCTCTAATTCAGTGACGATCGCGAGTTTAGCCCAACGCTTAGATCGAGCTGAAGCAGAGCTACAAAAGCAGGATCTGGCTACAGCCATCAGTGAGATCAAAAGCTTTCAAACCGATTGGGTCGAAGTAGAAGGCTTTGTGGCTGGGAAATCTCGGCAGGCTTATGTGGCGATCGAGAACAACATGGCTAAAGCTTATGCAGCATTGCGTTCTACACCGCCCAACTTAAAGGAAGCCAAAACCGCGATCGCCACCCTCAAAACCGACTTGCAACCTTTTGCCGAGCAAACTCTACGCTATAGCTTATTCGACTCGGCTGTAATCTTGTTGCGGGAAGGCATGGAGGCACTCTTAGTCCTGGTGGCGCTTTGTGCTTTTTTGGTCAAGAGCGACAATGGAGACAAGAGTCGTTGGATCTGGATTGGCGCGGGCGCAGGCGTCCTGGCTTCGATCGTTACTGCCTTGGTAATCCACTTAGTCTTTGCCAATATTGCCGTCGGCAGCAACCGAGAACTCTTGGAAGGACTGACGGGTTTAGTCGCAGCCACAATGTTGTTCTATGTCAGCTATTGGCTCCACAGCAAATCTTCTCTGGGAGCGTGGCAAGGGTACATCCAAGAGAAAACTACTGCGGCCCTAGCGCAAAACAGTGTCTTTTCTCTAGCCTTTCTAGCTTTTCTCGCTGTTTTTCGAGAGGGAGCAGAAACGGTACTGTTTTATATTGGCATTGCTCCCTCAATCAGCACATTTGATCTACTAGGTGGGCTAGGTGTAGGTTCTCTCATCTTGGTAGTGGTGGCGGTCTTGATGCTGGGTCTGGGCTTACGGATTCCTCTCAAACCCTTCTTTTTGTTCACTAGCCTGCTGATTTACTATCTGGGCTTCAAGTTTGTCGGGAGCGGCATTCATGCTTTGCAAGTTGCAGGTCTGCTGCCTGCTGATACTGCTAGCTTCTTACCCTCCGTTGCTGCCTTGGGCCTCTATCCCACCTGGGAAACCACGTTAGTCCAACTGGCAATTTTTGTGGCGGCAATTGGCGTAGTGCTTTACAACCGTTCCCACGTACCTAGGACAGATGCCTAG
- a CDS encoding nitrate reductase associated protein, with protein sequence MSHFFQFEADFVESLRCIPMQVRYKLDTCGVKLKLQHWHQFTQGERQSLVDLPCGAEGEAASYREHLQQMVIEHTGQAASDLPVEDCPAWMDETVIPVSVQEKATETGVGLTLEQWRSLSPLQRFVLIKLSRSGHENSNFLPAMQEFQLVSAD encoded by the coding sequence ATGTCTCACTTTTTCCAATTTGAAGCTGATTTTGTCGAGTCTCTCCGTTGTATTCCGATGCAGGTGCGTTACAAGTTGGATACTTGTGGGGTGAAGTTGAAGTTGCAGCACTGGCATCAGTTTACGCAGGGGGAGCGGCAGTCTTTGGTGGATCTTCCCTGTGGGGCGGAAGGGGAGGCTGCGAGTTATCGGGAGCATTTGCAGCAGATGGTGATCGAACATACGGGGCAGGCTGCGAGTGATCTTCCGGTGGAGGATTGCCCTGCTTGGATGGATGAAACGGTGATTCCGGTGAGTGTGCAGGAGAAGGCAACGGAGACTGGTGTTGGGTTGACGCTGGAGCAATGGCGATCGCTTTCGCCGCTACAACGGTTTGTATTGATCAAGCTCAGTCGATCGGGTCACGAAAACAGCAATTTTTTGCCAGCGATGCAGGAATTCCAATTGGTTTCAGCAGATTAA
- a CDS encoding HD domain-containing protein — MESQQVGLIFKALDFAARKHRDQRRKDLEASPYINHPITLVNLLWNTAGVSDPAVMVAALLHDTVEDTDTTFAELKQEFGAEVEQLVREVTDDRSLPKQERKQCQVEHAAHLSQKAKLVKLADKISNLRDIMASPPADWSSDRKREYFVWAKQVVDQLRGVHPQLEGVFDGVYQQGIAQFSDRS; from the coding sequence ATGGAATCGCAACAGGTTGGGTTGATCTTCAAGGCTCTAGATTTTGCGGCTCGTAAGCATCGGGATCAGCGACGCAAGGATCTAGAAGCTTCTCCCTATATCAATCACCCGATTACTTTGGTGAATTTATTGTGGAACACAGCAGGCGTGAGCGATCCAGCGGTGATGGTGGCAGCGCTGCTGCATGACACGGTGGAGGATACTGACACAACTTTTGCAGAGTTAAAGCAAGAGTTTGGTGCAGAGGTAGAGCAGTTGGTCAGGGAGGTGACAGATGATAGGTCTCTGCCTAAGCAAGAGCGGAAACAGTGCCAAGTAGAACATGCAGCGCATTTGAGCCAGAAGGCTAAGTTGGTGAAGCTGGCTGACAAGATCTCTAATCTGCGAGATATTATGGCCTCACCTCCGGCGGATTGGTCGAGCGATCGCAAGCGAGAATACTTTGTTTGGGCGAAGCAGGTGGTAGATCAGCTACGCGGCGTTCATCCGCAGTTGGAAGGAGTGTTTGATGGCGTTTATCAACAAGGCATCGCTCAGTTTAGCGATCGCTCGTGA